In one Candidatus Absconditicoccus praedator genomic region, the following are encoded:
- a CDS encoding superinfection immunity protein yields the protein MQATAVEPGLSGFVTIFSVFTLYMLPTIIALIKGKKILLHIIVVNIFTGWTFVGWIIAITMCFLDDRRYFFDNNLNNLDENSNKQ from the coding sequence ATGCAAGCTACAGCAGTAGAGCCATGATTAAGTTGATTTGTTACCATATTTTCTGTTTTTACTTTATATATGTTGCCAACGATAATAGCTTTAATAAAATGAAAAAAAATACTTCTGCACATAATTGTAGTGAATATTTTTACAGGGTGGACATTTGTGTGATGGATAATTGCTATCACAATGTGTTTTTTGGATGATAGAAGGTATTTTTTTGACAACAACTTGAATAATTTAGATGAAAATTCAAATAAGCAATAA